Sequence from the Saccharomonospora amisosensis genome:
GTCTGGTTGGAGCGGGTGTCGGAATTCGTGCCCGAGGACGTCGTACGGGTCGTCGAACCCCGCAGGGGTGTGGGCTGGCTCGACGGCGTGCGCAAGGTCATCGAACACGGAAGCTGGCCGAAGATCCGATGCGGAGGTCTCTCCAGCGAGAACTTCCCCAGCATCGACGACGTCGCGGATTTCCTGTCCGTGGTGAGCAGCTACCCCGGAGCTTCGTTCAAGGCGACCAACAGCCTGCAGCGCGCCGTGCGGCACACCGACAAGGCGACCGGCTTCGAGCACCACGGGTTCTTGAACCTGCTGGTCGCATCGGCCCGCTGCCTTTGCGGAGGCGATGTACGTGAGGCACTTGCCTCCACCGACGGTGAGGTGCTGGCGGGCGAAGTGAGTTCGTTCAGCGATCCCGCCGCCGCAGCGGTGCGTTCGCTGTTCACCTCCTATGCCTCGGTGAGCTTCACCGAGCCCATCGCGGACCTGAAAGGGCTGGGCCTGCTGTGACAAGGGAGAGCTCGCTGACATTGGATCGCGGGCTCGCCCTGTTACAGGCCGTGGCGGACACCGGTGGTGAGGCAGCCACGATCTCTCAACTCGCCGCCACGATCGGTACCAGCAGGGCTGCCGTCTACCGGTTGCTCGTGCCGCTGGCCGAGCGGGGGCTGGTGTGGCGGGACGGCAGTAAGGTCCGGCTGGGTGCCGGAGTGCTGCGGCTGGCGGGCCAGATGTTGCCGCAGCTGCGTGATGTCGCCCGGCCCGTGCTGCGTGGGTTGGCCGAGTCGGTCGGCGTCACCGCACATCTTTCCGTGGCCGAAGGTGACCAGCTCCATGTGATCGCCGTCGCTGAGCCGTCCTGGACGTCGTTCCACGTGGCCTACCGGATCGGCAGCAGGCATCCGATCTCACGAGGCGCGGCGGGTAAGGCCCTCGCACTGCGGCCGAGGGGCAGGGAATGGGCGGCAGCGACAGGAGAGCCGCAGCCGGGCACGTTCGGCGTGGCGGCTCCGGTCCGCGGGGTTACGGGGTTGCGTGCCAGCGTCGGTGTGGTGGCACTCGAGGCGATGGACAACGCGAGTGTGGGGCCACAGGTCGCGCGGGCGGCGGGAGAACTCGCCGACGTGCTGCGAGGCTGAGCCAGGAACCGCTCGCCTCAGCCCAACAGCGCGCTGCCGAAAGCGAAAGCCGAAAGGCCCGCGAAAACGAATCCGGCCACCCGCTGCAGCATGCGTGGATGGATCCGGTTGCGGATCTTGTGGCCGAGCAGCACAGCCAGGGCGGCCACGCCAACCAAAGCGAAGAAGGAACCCAGTCCGACGGCCAACGGCTGAGCATAGCGGGCCGCGAGGCCCGCGGTGGCAAGCTGCGACGCATCACCCCATTCGGCTGCGAACAGCACCCCGAACGACGAAAGCGCGCCCCGCCCGAACGAGGCTGGTGCCGCGGCCATGCGCGCCGCGTCGTGGGCGCCGTCGTCGGCCGTTCGGAAACCCTGCCGCAACAACATCGCCGAGCCCGCGCCGAAGAGCACGCCTACGACCGTGGAAACGAGCCGATCGGGTAGCAGCGTCAACACGCTCCCGAACGCCACGGCGATGACGGCTTGCGCGGCGAAAGCCGCGATCACCCCGGTAAGCACTGCCCTCGAGCGGAAACGGGTGCTGAGCACCAGCGTCGCCACGAACGTTTTGTCGGGCAGTTCCACAGCGACGACCAGCGCGAACGCGGCTACGAAAGCAAGCAGGGCCGACGACATCCTTGGTGAGCACCCCCTATTCACTTCAACGATAAAGGGGAGTGCAGAAAATGCCCAGCACATGGGAAACACGAATCGCCGAATAAGCCGGGCAGAAAAATGCCGTGTCGGCCACCCTTACTATTTGTTTCGGCGCGCCGAAAGCTATTCTTTCGGCAGCCGAGGTGGCTCACCGGGACCTAGGTCCCGGTGAGCCAGGGACCACGGGACCTGATCCGGGAAGCCGGAGGGCGGCAAAGTTGATCTCGTGGAGGTCCTGGAACTAGC
This genomic interval carries:
- a CDS encoding IclR family transcriptional regulator, yielding MTRESSLTLDRGLALLQAVADTGGEAATISQLAATIGTSRAAVYRLLVPLAERGLVWRDGSKVRLGAGVLRLAGQMLPQLRDVARPVLRGLAESVGVTAHLSVAEGDQLHVIAVAEPSWTSFHVAYRIGSRHPISRGAAGKALALRPRGREWAAATGEPQPGTFGVAAPVRGVTGLRASVGVVALEAMDNASVGPQVARAAGELADVLRG
- a CDS encoding TMEM165/GDT1 family protein codes for the protein MSSALLAFVAAFALVVAVELPDKTFVATLVLSTRFRSRAVLTGVIAAFAAQAVIAVAFGSVLTLLPDRLVSTVVGVLFGAGSAMLLRQGFRTADDGAHDAARMAAAPASFGRGALSSFGVLFAAEWGDASQLATAGLAARYAQPLAVGLGSFFALVGVAALAVLLGHKIRNRIHPRMLQRVAGFVFAGLSAFAFGSALLG